TCACTGCCCGGATCGAGGCAATCTGCGAGCGCACCCCCCCGGCGGCCAGCGGGCCGCCAGTTCTGCCCATGACCGCCATCGGCCGCGAGCATGCGGACCAGGTGGGGGAGAAGATGGCCAACCTGGGCGAGGTGGGTAACCGGGTCGGGCTGCCGGTGCCGCCGGGCTTTGCCATCACCGCTGCCGCGGCCCAGCGCTTCCTGGCTGCCAACCAGCTGCAGGAGGAGATCAACCGCCGGCTGCAGACCCTGGATGTGGACGACCTGGAGGCCCTGTACCAGACCTCGGCCGCCATCCAGAAGCTCATTGCCGCCGCGCCGCTGCCGCCAGACCTGGAGGCCGCCATCCTCGCTGCCTACCACCAGCTGGAGAGCCAGACCCGCCCCGAGGTGCTGGTCTCGTTGCGCTCCAGCGCCATCGGCGAGGACACCGGCTTCGCCTCCTTTGCCGGCCAGTACCGCACCCAGCTGCATGTGGCGCCGGAGTTCCTGCTCCAGACCTACAAGGAAATCGTCGCCGGCAAGTACCGGAGCCAGGCCATCATCTACCGGCTGCAGCGGGGCTTCCGGCACCAGGACGTCACCATGTGCGTCGGCTGCCTGGCCATGGTGGAGGCGCGGGCCAGCGGCGTCACCTACTCCCGCTCGCCCCGGGATCCCCGCAGCTCCTGGCTGGTGGTGAGCGCGGTGACCGGCCTGGCCAAGCAGGTGGTGGACGGGGTGGCGGACGCCGAGGTCTACCGGGTGGACCGCCAGCCGCCCCATCCGGTGCTGCGCCAGGAGCATGGGCACGCCACCAGCAGCCGGCCGCCGGATGGGCTGCCCCTGCCCGGGCCCCTCATTGCGGACGAGATCCGGCAGCTGGCCAGGGTGGCCATCCGCCTGGAGGAGCACTTCGGCAGCCCCCAGGACATCGAGTGGTCCATCGATACCGCTGGTCAGATCATCCTCCTGCAGAGCCGGCCCCTGGGCCTGTTCA
This genomic window from Thermodesulfobacteriota bacterium contains:
- a CDS encoding PEP/pyruvate-binding domain-containing protein, which encodes MGLVQELITRVQTWLSIREPGAAGQSLETLQAAFRRQYANFRALLTANNNALELMAEMEETMAGGRPFGMTFVRGHSTAVSVNVFKMVQHLLELGGGERYQALVPVCRAITARIEAICERTPPAASGPPVLPMTAIGREHADQVGEKMANLGEVGNRVGLPVPPGFAITAAAAQRFLAANQLQEEINRRLQTLDVDDLEALYQTSAAIQKLIAAAPLPPDLEAAILAAYHQLESQTRPEVLVSLRSSAIGEDTGFASFAGQYRTQLHVAPEFLLQTYKEIVAGKYRSQAIIYRLQRGFRHQDVTMCVGCLAMVEARASGVTYSRSPRDPRSSWLVVSAVTGLAKQVVDGVADAEVYRVDRQPPHPVLRQEHGHATSSRPPDGLPLPGPLIADEIRQLARVAIRLEEHFGSPQDIEWSIDTAGQIILLQSRPLGLFTAPSEDEAPAREEAEAPGPDCLAAGGITASAGAACGPVRVVRSNVDLLQFPAGAVLVVQHPLPEWATLLPRAKAVVSETGQVAAHLATVARELGIPALFRLPAATRLLEDGQEVTVDATGRRVYA